The following coding sequences are from one Mus pahari chromosome X, PAHARI_EIJ_v1.1, whole genome shotgun sequence window:
- the Pnma5 gene encoding LOW QUALITY PROTEIN: paraneoplastic antigen-like protein 5 (The sequence of the model RefSeq protein was modified relative to this genomic sequence to represent the inferred CDS: inserted 2 bases in 2 codons; deleted 2 bases in 1 codon; substituted 1 base at 1 genomic stop codon) — translation MTVALLDDCCKGMDLDPKKAVLIVGILMQCTEAEIKDALKEGLPPLCAXKVIGRMFRREDEAKAVLIELPEVVDYTMMPTHIPAEGGAWEVVVKPRSSDDEFMNKLIYFLRDEGQRRVDVXKALGFSTVPTGRMELRNVDQDNPKGLKSLCNSSTCYKKLKVFSGSPFPGPGEESFETWLEEVTELMQLWQVSEREKKQRLIESLCGSALSIMQALWASNDSLTVEQCLKALKHIFGSKEDYKFLQFRFLQSSQKPAERIPDYLLRLEPLLQKAVQQSPLSTHSADSIRLKHILSQVSMTTGLRGKLSLLDQQGCPPTFLELMKLALLDEEEWETTVVVEEQNQAEKETSTCEAADQVGTQAEYRREISTQTTGEEITVKRSQLLWRHSAGEEGHRKESGFWAENEPGEQKPYATAQELGNERGAWAVSHPNPKEIXAQDIQEFLPVAGKRDTLTKSWSSPDKGXGGMSVAEGQQGQSKAPNFLLATNDSNKQEQVPHSSVTTKWQVHGECQRQKWGANMITRPQCNPDPSWDTSGSQDGEYGCSELRMLTGTEAAQGVEEPATGLSWAEDTSAWEQARLGRETVPRRGGXRIQPVFRIIYTALGEPHEGSTLESFRE, via the exons ATGACCGTGGCTCTCTTAGATGACTGCTGTAAGGGGATGGATCTGGACCCCAAGAAGGCTGTGCTCATTGTGGGCATCCTCATGCAGTGCACTGAGGCTGAGATAAAGGATGCTCTGAAAGAAGGCTTACCTCCCTTGTGTGCANACAAGGTAATAGGCAGGATGTTCAGGAGGGAAGATGAAGCTAAGGCAGTCTTAATTGAACTGCCTGAAGTTGTTGATTATACTATGATGCCTACTCATATACCAGCAGAGGGTGGGGCCTGGGAAGTGGTTGTCAAACCCCGTAGCTCAGATGACGAGTTTATGAATAAGTTGATCTACTTTCTAAGAGATGAAGGACAGAGAAGAGTAGATG GGAAAGCCCTGGGGTTTAGCACTGTCCCTACAGGGAGAATGGAGCTAAGGAATGTAGACCAAGACAACCCAAAAGGCTTGAAGTCTCTGTGTAATAGCAGCACATGTTACAAAAAACTGAAAGTATTTTCTGGCAGTCCCTTTCCAGGCCCAGGAGAAGAAAGCTTTGAGACCTGGTTAGAGGAG GTCACTGAGCTGATGCAGTTATGGCAGGTGTCTGAGAGGGAAAAGAAGCAGCGCCTTATAGAGAGCTTGTGTGGCTCTGCCCTGTCAATCATGCAGGCACTGTGGGCTAGCAATGACTCCCTAACTGTGGAGCAGTGCTTGAAAGCCCTAAAGCACATCTTTGGAAGTAAAGAGGACTATAAGTTCTTACAGTTCAGGTTCCTTCAGTCTTCTCAGAAACCTGCAGAGAGGATACCCGATTACCTGCTACGTTTAGAGCCCCTGCTGCAAAAAGCAGTGCAGCAGAGCCCATTGTCAACACACAGTGCAGATTCAATTCGTCTCAAACATATCTTATCTCAGGTCTCCATGACCACTGGNCTTCGGGGAAAGCTATCCCTCTTAGATCAGCAAGGGTGCCCACCTACTTTTCTGGAATTAATGAAACTTGCTCTGCTT GATGAGGAAGAGTGGGAAACCACTGTGGTAGTGGAGGAGCAGAATCAGGCAGAAAAGGAAACCAGCACATGCGAGGCAGCAGATCAAGTTGGCACCCAGGCAGAGTATCGTAGGGAGATCAGCACCCAGACCACAGGAGAGGAGATCACAGTGAAACGGAGTCAACTGCTATGGAGACACAGTGCTGGGGAAGAGGGACATAGGAAGGAATCAGGTTTCTGGGCTGAAAATGAACCCGGTGAGCAGAAACCTTATGCTACAGCACAGGAATTGGGAAACGAGAGAGGGGCTTGGGCTGTGAGCCACCCCAACCCCAAGGAAATATAGGCTCAGGACATCCAGGAATTCCTTCCTGTGGCAGGCAAAAGAGATACTTTGACAAAATCATGGAGCAGCCCAGACAAAG CAGGGGGCATGAGTGTTGCAGAAGGGCAACAGGGCCAGAGTAAGGCACCCAACTTCTTACTAGCTACAAATGATTCTAACAAGCAAGAACAAGTTCCACACAGCTCAGTGACTACCAAATGGCAGGTCCATGGGGAGTgtcagagacagaaatggggagCTAATATGATAACCAGACCACAGTGTAATCCAGACCCAAGTTGGGATACTAGTGGGTCACAAGATGGTGAGTATGGGTGCTCTGAGCTAAGAATGCTCACTGGCACTGAAGCAGCACAGGGTGTGGAGGAGCCTGCCACAGGGTTGTCTTGGGCAGAGGACACNAGTGCCTGGGAACAAGCGCGGCTAGGCAGGGAGACAGTACCCAGGAGAGGAGGCCNCAGGATCCAGCCTGTCTTCAGGATCATCTACACTGCTCTAGGGGAGCCCCATGAGGGCAGCACCCTTGAGTCCTTTCGTGAGTGA